The following coding sequences are from one Sphingobium sp. V4 window:
- a CDS encoding MFS transporter produces the protein MAGETLSHPMPGPLTGIALLLPITLSTMAIVLLAPILPQLLHAYRAVPGYEFWVPMILTVPALCVAFLSPIAGLLGDHFGRRRLLLAAFLLYALTGVAPVFLTSLPAILASRVGVGLSEALIMVLSTTLIGDYFTGAARDKWLAGQTAFASLSALLFFNIGGQLGAFGWRMPFWVYASALLMFALVLRFTWEPKGERSGPAGVAAPVADGGFPWRRMMIILAITVYGSIFFYTVQIQASSGLVHLGLTDPARIGLLTSIASIGVPLGTFVYSRVGRWPIRRLLLIEFALLAAGFATMALAKGPTPFLVGCFLNQVGAGLLLPTLLVWSMSLLSFEVRGRGAGMWQSAFAFGQFLSPVVVTLLGRQAGGLMGAFLLMSVGALVGAGIALLAPLRRGAQPVKSMIVHG, from the coding sequence ATGGCAGGCGAAACCCTTTCCCACCCTATGCCCGGCCCGCTGACGGGAATCGCGCTGCTGTTGCCGATCACACTGTCGACCATGGCGATCGTCCTGTTGGCACCCATTCTGCCGCAACTGCTGCACGCCTATCGTGCAGTGCCCGGATATGAATTCTGGGTGCCGATGATCCTGACCGTTCCGGCGCTCTGCGTGGCGTTCCTCTCGCCGATAGCCGGACTACTGGGGGACCATTTCGGCCGCCGCCGCCTGCTGTTGGCCGCCTTCCTGCTCTATGCGCTGACCGGCGTCGCGCCGGTATTCCTCACCAGCCTTCCCGCCATCCTGGCGTCGCGCGTCGGCGTGGGGCTGTCCGAGGCGCTGATCATGGTACTGTCCACCACGCTGATCGGCGATTATTTCACCGGCGCAGCGCGCGACAAATGGCTGGCGGGACAGACCGCCTTCGCGTCCCTGTCGGCCTTGCTCTTCTTCAACATCGGGGGCCAGCTTGGCGCGTTCGGCTGGCGTATGCCCTTCTGGGTCTATGCGTCCGCGCTGCTGATGTTCGCGCTGGTGCTGCGCTTCACGTGGGAGCCGAAGGGGGAGCGTAGCGGTCCCGCGGGGGTGGCGGCGCCTGTCGCTGATGGGGGCTTCCCCTGGCGGCGCATGATGATAATCCTGGCGATCACCGTCTATGGCTCGATCTTCTTCTACACGGTGCAGATTCAGGCATCGTCGGGGCTGGTGCATCTGGGCCTGACCGATCCCGCCCGAATCGGCCTGCTAACATCGATCGCCAGCATCGGCGTGCCGCTGGGCACCTTCGTCTATTCTCGCGTCGGACGCTGGCCCATTCGCCGCCTGCTGCTCATTGAATTCGCGCTGCTCGCGGCGGGCTTTGCGACCATGGCGCTGGCAAAGGGCCCGACGCCCTTCCTTGTCGGCTGCTTCCTCAATCAAGTTGGCGCTGGCCTGCTGCTGCCCACGCTGCTGGTCTGGTCGATGAGCCTGTTGTCGTTCGAGGTACGTGGACGGGGTGCCGGCATGTGGCAGAGCGCTTTTGCCTTCGGCCAGTTTCTCAGCCCCGTCGTCGTCACGCTCTTGGGGCGTCAGGCCGGCGGCTTGATGGGGGCATTCCTGCTGATGTCGGTTGGCGCGCTGGTCGGCGCAGGTATCGCGTTGCTAGCGCCGCTCCGTCGCGGTGCACAGCCGGTGAAAAGCATGATCGTCCATGGCTGA